A segment of the Thermodesulfobacteriota bacterium genome:
GGCCGTTCCCAGGGCGGTGGCCGCAGCCCCGGCCGCCAGGAACCGCAGTGCCCCGGCCCATTGGGCCCTGGCCAGTGCGGGACGCCGGCCCGCCTCCAGATCCCGGAGCACCCCCCGGAGCAGGGTACCGTTCCAGCGGCGCACGCCCACGTCGAGCCAGCGACACCCCATGCCCGCGGGCACGGCCAGAAGCACCGCGCAGGCGGTGCGCGCCTCCGGCCCCCAGGCCTCCGGCGCCGCTGCCGCGAACACCCCCGCCAGAACCCCCGACACGCTCTCGTCCGGGGGAATCCACCCCCCCACCGGGAGCTCCATGAGCCAGAGCAGCTCCAGGAGCAGTCCGCTGGCGAGACCCAGGAGCGGCTCTCCCAGCAGGTAGCCCGCCGCCGTGGCCCCCACCAGCGGCCGGGACGCCATGCTCTGGAAGAGGGCCGTGCGGTCCAGGGACAGGAGGGCGCCCAGGACGACCAGGGCGGCAAAGGTGGGCCCACCCATGGATGCGCTCAAGACCGAACCCCGCAGCGCACCGCCATGCCCACGTCGGGGCTGCGGTCGGCCGGAACCGCTCGCGCCTCCACCCTCACGCCGCGGCAGAGGAGCAGACACAGCTCCTCCTCGTCGCTCGCGCTCAGGTACACGCTGGGGGTCAATCCCCGGCTCCCCTGGGTCGGGTGCACGTTGCCCAGGTTCAGCACGGAAAACGCGAGCCCGGCATCCCAGGCCTCCACCGCCTGGCGGATCCCGGCAAAGAGCACCAGGACCCGGCGGTCCCGCAGCTCGCTTCCGAGAAGCAGGACGGCGCTCTCGGGGGTGACCAGCCGAATCCTCAGACCCGGCGCCCCCAGCCCCTCCAGG
Coding sequences within it:
- a CDS encoding PTS sugar transporter subunit IIC: MGGPTFAALVVLGALLSLDRTALFQSMASRPLVGATAAGYLLGEPLLGLASGLLLELLWLMELPVGGWIPPDESVSGVLAGVFAAAAPEAWGPEARTACAVLLAVPAGMGCRWLDVGVRRWNGTLLRGVLRDLEAGRRPALARAQWAGALRFLAAGAAATALGTA
- a CDS encoding PTS sugar transporter subunit IIB, translated to MGVLLARVDNRLVHGQVLVGWVPRLGIDTILVVDRKLVDDPFQKALLEGLGAPGLRIRLVTPESAVLLLGSELRDRRVLVLFAGIRQAVEAWDAGLAFSVLNLGNVHPTQGSRGLTPSVYLSASDEEELCLLLCRGVRVEARAVPADRSPDVGMAVRCGVRS